In one bacterium genomic region, the following are encoded:
- a CDS encoding DNA polymerase IV — MSRKFLLVDMDAFFVSCEVAARPELKGKPVGVVTGAQRHGVVASVSYEARKYGVKAGMPTYKAKDLCPSIVLIPADIVKYAYISESIMDYLKLNFPKVEVFSVDEAFIDVTGIPEPIEVAKKIKKYIKEHFQVPLTVGIGPSRVIAKMACELSKPDGLMELKEEEILEKLGELDVEKIPGIGERSAEALRSIGIRTVRDLWVTDEEVLVRKFGIRGKWFKDMAMGKDAGYFTLVENSFQMKSIGHSETFPRDVVNPDEIRAYLLYLCEKTGKRLRKNNLMGYGVSVYMRYSDFTGSGISKKFSQPVITSTEIYRNALFLLNRILEIKPVRLIGVSVFALKPLKLQFSLFENKEKEIRLEFSIDKINDTYGDFTVKRARLARLKISHDVIPPRGIPR; from the coding sequence ATGAGTAGAAAATTTCTCCTTGTAGATATGGACGCCTTCTTTGTATCCTGCGAAGTCGCTGCGCGCCCCGAACTTAAAGGAAAACCCGTAGGTGTTGTAACCGGTGCCCAGAGACACGGTGTGGTTGCTTCAGTATCCTACGAAGCGAGAAAATATGGAGTCAAAGCGGGGATGCCTACCTACAAGGCAAAGGATCTTTGTCCTTCCATAGTGTTAATACCTGCCGACATAGTAAAATATGCCTACATCTCTGAATCCATAATGGATTACCTAAAATTAAACTTTCCAAAGGTGGAGGTTTTCTCTGTAGACGAAGCCTTTATAGACGTAACAGGCATCCCAGAGCCTATAGAGGTGGCTAAGAAAATTAAGAAATATATAAAAGAACATTTCCAGGTTCCACTAACCGTTGGAATCGGGCCATCACGGGTTATAGCTAAAATGGCCTGCGAGTTATCAAAACCTGATGGGCTGATGGAATTAAAGGAAGAAGAAATTCTTGAGAAACTCGGCGAATTAGACGTTGAGAAAATACCAGGTATTGGTGAAAGAAGCGCGGAAGCCCTGAGGTCCATCGGAATAAGAACAGTAAGAGACCTGTGGGTAACCGACGAGGAGGTTCTGGTAAGAAAATTCGGCATAAGGGGAAAGTGGTTCAAAGACATGGCAATGGGAAAGGATGCAGGATATTTTACCCTCGTAGAAAATAGTTTTCAGATGAAAAGTATCGGGCACTCTGAGACCTTCCCAAGAGATGTCGTAAACCCTGATGAAATCCGAGCTTATCTATTATACCTATGTGAAAAAACAGGCAAAAGATTAAGAAAAAATAATCTTATGGGGTACGGAGTCTCAGTATATATGAGATATTCAGATTTTACCGGCAGTGGGATTTCAAAGAAATTCTCACAACCCGTCATTACCAGCACCGAAATTTACCGAAATGCACTCTTTCTCTTAAACAGAATACTTGAAATTAAGCCTGTAAGGCTTATAGGAGTTTCTGTATTCGCCCTTAAGCCTTTGAAACTACAATTTTCGCTTTTTGAAAACAAAGAGAAAGAAATAAGACTTGAATTTTCCATTGACAAAATAAACGATACCTATGGTGACTTCACCGTAAAGCGTGCCCGCCTTGCCAGATTGAAAATCTCTCATGATGTAATTCCACCCAGGGGAATCCCGAGATAA
- the gatB gene encoding Asp-tRNA(Asn)/Glu-tRNA(Gln) amidotransferase subunit GatB, with protein MQENYYTKIGLEIHIQLKTKTKLFCGCKNEYGVIPNTNVCPVCLGYPGVLPVLNEEAVRMALKVALALNAKINKHSRFYRKNYFYPDLPKGYQITQYSESIAVEAYLDINVNDEIKRIEIERMNIEEEAARSIHTPQGEVLLDFNRSGIPLLEVVTKPCISSPLEAKLFLEKFRDYLRYLKISDCDMEKGELRVDANISLSQNPEIYGTKVELKNLNSFKAVYEALNYERERQEKLLREGRKIHQETRMWDEYSGESRPMRTKEESMDYRYFPEPDLPVLILDEKFIEEVKAEMPELPDRKYTRYIENYKLSPEQAKLIAFDREYSEFFDKIAREVKDKKLVANWLTVIFPAYIGKTCQFEDLEPTEFIRLAHSLEIKEINNNQAKEALTRFFEKGVPLSKSIEEFAESSKKLSEDELERIIDEVLEEQKELVEKYLSGKTGVFQAILGQCMKRLKGSGNPIHVKEILEKKLKG; from the coding sequence ATGCAGGAAAATTACTATACGAAGATAGGCCTTGAAATCCACATTCAATTAAAAACTAAAACAAAGCTTTTCTGTGGGTGCAAAAATGAGTACGGTGTAATCCCCAACACCAACGTTTGCCCCGTTTGTCTCGGATACCCCGGCGTACTACCCGTATTAAACGAAGAAGCGGTGAGGATGGCTCTCAAAGTCGCCCTCGCACTCAACGCAAAAATCAATAAGCATTCGAGATTTTACAGAAAAAACTACTTCTACCCCGATCTTCCTAAAGGATATCAAATTACCCAGTACAGTGAATCCATTGCAGTAGAAGCCTACCTTGATATCAATGTAAACGATGAAATAAAAAGGATTGAAATTGAACGGATGAACATAGAAGAAGAGGCTGCAAGGTCCATTCATACTCCTCAGGGTGAAGTGTTACTTGATTTTAACCGAAGTGGAATTCCTCTGCTGGAAGTCGTTACAAAGCCATGCATCTCTTCCCCTCTTGAAGCTAAACTTTTCCTTGAAAAATTCCGCGATTACCTCAGATATTTAAAAATCTCTGACTGTGATATGGAAAAAGGTGAACTCCGTGTCGATGCAAATATCTCCCTTTCCCAGAATCCAGAGATTTACGGCACCAAGGTGGAGCTGAAAAACCTCAACTCTTTTAAAGCAGTTTATGAGGCACTCAATTATGAAAGGGAAAGACAAGAAAAACTTTTAAGGGAAGGGAGGAAAATTCACCAGGAAACACGAATGTGGGATGAATACTCGGGTGAATCAAGACCTATGAGAACAAAGGAAGAGAGCATGGACTACAGATACTTCCCTGAGCCCGATCTGCCTGTCCTTATTCTTGATGAAAAATTCATAGAAGAAGTTAAAGCCGAAATGCCGGAATTACCCGATAGGAAATACACAAGGTACATTGAAAATTACAAACTCTCACCTGAACAGGCAAAACTGATTGCCTTCGACAGAGAATACTCTGAATTTTTCGACAAGATTGCCAGAGAAGTAAAGGATAAAAAGTTGGTTGCCAACTGGCTTACCGTGATCTTTCCAGCGTACATAGGCAAAACCTGTCAATTTGAAGACCTGGAACCAACTGAATTTATAAGACTGGCTCACTCTTTGGAAATTAAAGAAATAAACAACAATCAAGCAAAAGAAGCTCTTACGAGATTTTTTGAAAAGGGTGTGCCTCTTTCAAAGAGTATTGAAGAATTCGCAGAATCTTCAAAGAAACTAAGCGAAGATGAACTGGAAAGGATAATTGATGAAGTCTTAGAGGAACAAAAAGAATTAGTGGAAAAATATCTTTCGGGCAAAACGGGGGTTTTTCAGGCTATTCTGGGTCAGTGCATGAAAAGGCTAAAAGGAAGCGGAAACCCTATCCACGTAAAGGAAATCCTTGAAAAAAAACTGAAAGGTTAA
- a CDS encoding DUF3467 domain-containing protein: MDIQKPFEIELDESVAQGVYSNMVMISFSPSEFVIDFAKILPGLPKAKVQSRVLMTPQHAKLLLKALEDNIKQYEAKFGEVKLFGMEQRKMGFTPEEK, from the coding sequence ATGGATATTCAAAAACCTTTTGAAATAGAGTTGGATGAAAGCGTTGCCCAGGGCGTTTACTCTAATATGGTGATGATTTCCTTCTCACCCAGCGAATTTGTTATTGACTTTGCCAAAATCCTCCCGGGGCTGCCGAAGGCCAAGGTCCAGTCGAGGGTTTTGATGACCCCACAGCATGCAAAATTGTTGTTGAAGGCTCTGGAAGACAACATCAAACAGTACGAGGCAAAATTTGGAGAAGTTAAACTCTTTGGAATGGAGCAGAGGAAGATGGGTTTTACCCCAGAGGAAAAGTAG
- the truA gene encoding tRNA pseudouridine(38-40) synthase TruA: protein MVIKGIVEYDGTDFYGWQIQKDQRTVQGVLKEALETLFKGVDFRLIGASRTDAGVHAENQVFSLHIQQDLEVELPKLKRALNAILPPDVYVKSLEFASDDFHARFSAKAKIYRYRILDGKRSPLRSRYVWELPYHLDEVVLSQCAKLIRGEVDFSFLEMVKEKEVKKVRFYDAYWKREKDEMVFYVEGSHFLYRLVRALVGSMVYSYKKFSNCKFFEEFLRGKEKKVIVAPAKGLTLLEVKY, encoded by the coding sequence ATGGTTATAAAAGGTATAGTGGAATACGATGGAACTGACTTTTACGGATGGCAAATCCAGAAAGACCAGAGAACGGTTCAGGGCGTGCTAAAAGAGGCGCTGGAGACTCTTTTTAAGGGCGTTGACTTCAGGCTAATTGGAGCTTCCAGAACAGACGCAGGAGTTCATGCGGAAAATCAAGTTTTCAGTTTGCATATTCAACAAGATTTGGAGGTTGAACTTCCCAAACTAAAAAGGGCTCTGAATGCGATTTTGCCTCCGGATGTCTATGTAAAATCTCTTGAGTTTGCATCCGATGATTTCCACGCAAGGTTTTCTGCGAAGGCAAAGATTTATAGATACAGGATATTGGATGGCAAACGTTCGCCTCTCAGATCAAGATACGTATGGGAGTTGCCATACCATTTGGATGAAGTGGTCCTTTCACAGTGTGCAAAGTTAATAAGAGGTGAAGTAGATTTCTCCTTCCTTGAAATGGTTAAAGAAAAGGAGGTTAAAAAGGTTAGGTTTTACGATGCGTATTGGAAAAGGGAAAAAGATGAGATGGTTTTTTATGTAGAGGGAAGCCATTTCCTTTACCGGCTGGTAAGGGCCCTTGTGGGTTCAATGGTTTATTCGTACAAAAAGTTTAGTAATTGTAAGTTTTTTGAAGAATTTTTGCGTGGTAAAGAAAAAAAGGTTATTGTGGCTCCTGCAAAGGGATTAACTCTTTTGGAAGTCAAATATTAA
- the fsa gene encoding fructose-6-phosphate aldolase, with translation MKIFVDTANIREIEELAQWGIIEGATTNPTLLSQEGGDPVKVIKRICEILKGPVSAEVVSTDYDGMVREARELAKIDEHVVIKIPMTVDGLRAVKTLSKEGIKTNVTLIFQPVQALLAAKAGAAYVSPFVGRLDDISHYGLDIVEQILQIFENYGFETEVIVASVRHPLHVLEAALMGAHIVTIPPKVIRQLVNHPLTDIGIERFLKDWEKLKGK, from the coding sequence ATGAAGATCTTTGTGGATACTGCAAACATAAGAGAAATTGAGGAACTTGCTCAGTGGGGGATCATTGAAGGTGCAACCACAAACCCTACGCTCCTTTCTCAGGAAGGGGGGGACCCGGTCAAAGTAATTAAGAGAATTTGTGAGATTTTGAAGGGTCCGGTTTCTGCAGAGGTGGTCTCCACTGATTACGATGGAATGGTACGGGAGGCAAGAGAACTTGCAAAAATTGATGAGCACGTTGTTATAAAGATACCCATGACCGTCGATGGTTTGAGGGCGGTAAAGACCCTGTCTAAGGAAGGGATTAAAACAAATGTGACCCTAATCTTCCAGCCTGTGCAGGCTTTGCTCGCAGCTAAGGCAGGGGCGGCCTATGTATCTCCCTTTGTGGGGAGACTTGATGATATAAGCCATTACGGTCTTGACATCGTAGAACAGATTTTACAGATATTTGAAAATTATGGCTTTGAAACCGAAGTAATCGTAGCTTCTGTAAGACATCCACTCCACGTCCTTGAAGCTGCACTTATGGGAGCGCATATTGTTACAATTCCACCGAAGGTTATTAGACAACTTGTGAATCATCCACTTACGGACATTGGAATTGAGAGGTTTCTTAAAGATTGGGAAAAGTTAAAAGGGAAATAG
- a CDS encoding MlaD family protein: MGKVKREIVFKMTLEEKVGLTIAFLLFLLIGGLFLTRDFNIRKSRTYYEAIFDGPVNIRKGDAVTVLGVPMGKVSDVRIEGNRIVIIFFTENYKLNEGSQVILESSGLLGQVRLLVIPGDGKPLKQRYRFQGLKMKSFDDLVREFLNLSDTLVSFLAEMENTFREMKPLAMRLDRTLAEVDEMIRGLKDTAFVAISQQNDNITTVLKRLDAVLIEADSTMKALRRNPILSDDSLYSKIDSAFEIMQIISQELKKGIEIKARLKLF, from the coding sequence TTGGGAAAAGTTAAAAGGGAAATAGTATTTAAGATGACCCTCGAAGAAAAAGTTGGATTAACTATTGCCTTTCTCCTTTTTCTTCTGATTGGAGGACTGTTTCTAACACGAGATTTTAATATCCGCAAAAGCAGGACCTACTACGAAGCAATTTTTGATGGCCCGGTTAACATCAGAAAGGGAGATGCGGTAACGGTTCTTGGTGTGCCAATGGGCAAGGTTTCCGATGTTCGGATTGAAGGGAACAGGATTGTTATAATTTTCTTCACAGAGAATTATAAATTGAATGAGGGATCTCAGGTTATTCTCGAGTCCTCCGGACTTCTGGGTCAAGTAAGGCTTCTTGTGATACCTGGGGATGGCAAACCTTTGAAACAAAGATACCGATTTCAGGGGTTAAAGATGAAGAGTTTCGATGACCTTGTGAGGGAATTTTTGAATCTTTCCGATACCCTTGTAAGCTTTTTAGCTGAAATGGAAAACACTTTTAGGGAGATGAAACCTTTAGCTATGCGTTTAGACCGAACTCTTGCTGAGGTTGATGAGATGATAAGGGGATTGAAGGACACCGCATTTGTTGCAATCTCTCAGCAGAATGATAACATCACGACGGTTTTGAAGAGGCTTGATGCAGTGCTGATCGAAGCTGATTCAACGATGAAAGCTTTGAGAAGGAATCCCATATTATCGGATGATTCCCTTTACAGTAAAATTGATTCCGCTTTTGAGATTATGCAAATAATTTCACAGGAACTTAAGAAGGGTATTGAAATAAAAGCCAGACTTAAACTATTCTGA
- the radA gene encoding DNA repair protein RadA, translating to MAKPQKAKSYFVCSNCGYESVKWLGRCPNCGEWNTFKEFRDQPLYPGGKSGAHKVMRISEIETKEYAKVPTGIYEFDRVVEEGITPSSLILLGGEPGIGKSTLLLQIAKAITDRGLKVLYVSGEESPEQVKGRASRLGIFSDLLYIIGEQDISEIMAVVEKIEPFLLIIDSVQTIFMPEIEQVVGSVTQVRECGAELLRLTKERLMSTIIVGHVTKDGTLAGPKTLEHMVDVVLYLEGEKGSDLRILRCTKNRYGSSDEIGIFEMTSSGLKEVSDAATLFISKDHVRKEGIAYTVLMEGKRPILVEIQSLVLPTFFPSPQRVTTGFDTKRLYMLLAVVERFAGVSLRSMDIFLNVTGGIKVGDSSADLAVVASVISSYKKRALPENAVFIGEVGLGGEVRRVVNLQKRIEEARRLGFINVFSPLEFKSVEEVVRLCLG from the coding sequence ATGGCTAAACCACAAAAAGCAAAGTCCTATTTTGTTTGCTCTAACTGTGGGTATGAGAGTGTGAAATGGCTTGGCAGGTGTCCAAATTGCGGTGAATGGAATACATTTAAGGAGTTTAGAGACCAGCCTTTGTATCCAGGTGGAAAATCTGGTGCACATAAGGTAATGAGAATCAGCGAAATAGAGACTAAGGAGTATGCTAAGGTTCCTACGGGCATCTATGAATTTGATAGGGTTGTGGAGGAAGGAATTACCCCTTCAAGTCTGATATTGCTGGGAGGTGAACCCGGCATCGGTAAGTCAACTCTTTTACTACAGATAGCGAAGGCTATAACTGACAGGGGGCTGAAAGTACTATATGTTTCAGGCGAGGAATCCCCTGAACAGGTAAAAGGTAGGGCGTCTCGTCTTGGTATTTTTAGTGATCTTCTGTACATAATAGGTGAACAAGACATCTCCGAAATAATGGCGGTTGTCGAAAAAATTGAACCTTTTTTGCTTATCATTGATTCTGTTCAGACAATTTTTATGCCTGAGATAGAACAAGTTGTGGGAAGCGTAACCCAAGTAAGGGAGTGTGGAGCAGAACTTCTTCGGCTTACGAAGGAAAGGCTTATGAGTACCATTATCGTTGGCCATGTAACCAAGGATGGCACACTTGCGGGTCCGAAAACATTGGAGCACATGGTGGATGTTGTGTTATATCTTGAAGGCGAGAAGGGCTCGGATTTAAGAATTTTGAGATGCACAAAAAACAGGTATGGTAGTTCTGATGAAATAGGTATATTTGAAATGACTTCCAGCGGTTTAAAAGAGGTGAGTGATGCAGCTACACTATTTATTTCAAAGGACCATGTGAGGAAGGAAGGAATTGCTTACACTGTCCTTATGGAAGGGAAAAGGCCAATACTTGTGGAAATTCAATCTCTTGTACTCCCAACTTTTTTCCCTTCTCCCCAAAGGGTAACTACGGGTTTTGATACCAAAAGACTTTACATGCTTCTTGCGGTTGTTGAAAGGTTTGCTGGGGTAAGCTTGAGGAGTATGGACATATTTTTGAATGTGACAGGAGGAATAAAGGTTGGCGATTCCTCCGCTGACCTTGCAGTGGTGGCTTCTGTCATATCTTCTTATAAAAAGAGGGCTTTGCCTGAAAATGCCGTTTTTATTGGGGAAGTTGGACTTGGTGGAGAGGTGCGTAGGGTTGTAAACCTTCAAAAAAGAATTGAAGAAGCCAGAAGGCTTGGTTTTATAAACGTGTTTTCACCATTAGAATTTAAAAGTGTTGAGGAGGTTGTTAGGCTATGTCTTGGATAA
- a CDS encoding nicotinate phosphoribosyltransferase, which translates to MNPFHTASEDEIRKGLTTDVYFKRTVEILRHKNVKKSVVAEFTVGSLPDGYQWAVFAGLEYVVKLLEGIPVNLYSIPEGTLFSPRDFEGIPVPVMVIEGEYSSFSEFETPVLGFICQASGVATKSARIKKAAGDSIVLSFGVRRMHPALAPFIDRNAYIGGCDGVSSILGAEAIGKRPTGTMPHALMLVMGEEEAWKAYDDVIPQDIPRIALIDTFGDEKFAALEAASRIKDLLGVRLDTPASRRGNMERIVREVRWELDLRGFENVRIYVSGGLDEDDIPPLKKAGAFGFGVGTSISNAPTIDFAMDIVEVEGAPLAKKGKFSGRKKVWKCSHCQTLKVTSNSVDSVSCSSCGENMELTLIQYLENGKVVRSLPTVDEIRSYVLAQLQRVDLQV; encoded by the coding sequence ATGAACCCTTTTCATACCGCTTCGGAAGACGAGATTAGAAAGGGGTTAACTACTGACGTATATTTTAAGCGGACTGTGGAAATCTTGCGGCACAAAAACGTAAAGAAATCAGTGGTGGCCGAGTTTACCGTAGGGTCTTTACCTGACGGATATCAGTGGGCCGTTTTTGCAGGATTGGAATATGTTGTGAAGCTACTTGAAGGAATTCCGGTAAACCTGTATTCAATACCAGAAGGAACATTATTTAGTCCAAGGGATTTTGAAGGAATCCCCGTGCCGGTAATGGTTATCGAAGGTGAATATTCTTCTTTTTCTGAATTTGAAACTCCTGTTCTTGGTTTTATATGTCAGGCGTCCGGTGTAGCTACGAAATCTGCGAGAATAAAAAAGGCTGCTGGTGACTCGATTGTATTGTCTTTTGGAGTTAGGAGAATGCATCCAGCCCTTGCTCCTTTTATTGATAGAAATGCCTATATCGGCGGTTGTGACGGTGTTTCTTCTATATTAGGAGCTGAGGCTATAGGTAAGAGACCAACAGGTACCATGCCCCACGCTTTAATGTTGGTTATGGGTGAAGAAGAAGCTTGGAAGGCTTATGATGATGTGATTCCTCAGGACATTCCAAGAATTGCCCTTATTGATACTTTTGGTGATGAAAAATTTGCCGCATTGGAAGCAGCTTCCAGAATAAAAGATCTCCTTGGTGTTAGACTTGATACTCCAGCATCCCGAAGGGGTAATATGGAGCGAATTGTAAGGGAAGTCAGATGGGAGCTGGATTTGAGGGGGTTTGAGAACGTGAGGATTTACGTTTCGGGAGGACTTGATGAGGACGACATTCCGCCTCTTAAGAAGGCTGGCGCCTTCGGGTTTGGCGTGGGAACATCTATTTCCAATGCTCCAACCATTGATTTTGCAATGGACATTGTGGAAGTTGAGGGGGCACCGCTGGCCAAAAAGGGCAAGTTCAGTGGTAGAAAGAAAGTATGGAAATGCAGTCATTGTCAAACTCTCAAGGTTACTTCTAATAGTGTTGACTCTGTTAGTTGTTCCTCTTGTGGTGAGAATATGGAGCTTACGCTGA